In Pantoea cypripedii, the DNA window GTGAATACCTTTAACCCGCAGCTGGCCAGCAGCGGGTTAGTGGTCGATACGCTCGCCGCGCAGCTTTACGATCGGCTGCTGGATGTCGATCCCTATACCTATCGCCTGATCCCCGATCTGGCGCAAAGCTGGGAAGTGCGGGATAACGGCGCGACATATCGCTTCCACCTGCGTAAGGATGTCGCCTTCCAGCACACCAACTGGTTTACGCCCACCCGTAAAATGAATGCCGACGATGTGGTGTTCAGCTTTGCCCGCATGTTTGATCGCCAGCATCCGTGGCATAACGTTAACGGCGGCAGCTACCCTTATTTTGATAGTCTGCAATTTGCCGACTCAGTGCAGAGCGTGAAAAAGCTCGATAACGATACTGTCGAGATTCGCCTGAACAGCCCGGATGCGTCGTTTCTATGGCATCTCGCCACCCATTACGCCCCCGTGCTCTCCAAAGAATATGCTGATCAACTGACAGCCAAAGGTCAGCAGGAAAGGCTGGATCGGGAACCCGTCGGCACTGGCCCATTCCAGCTCAGCGAATACCGCACCGGGCAATATCTGCGTCTGGCACGTAATCCGCAATACTGGCGCGGGGTGCCACGCCTCCAGCAGGTGGTGATTGATCTCGGTGTCGGCGGTACCGGACGCCTGTCGAAATTGCTGACCGGCGAATGTGACGTACTGGCCTATCCAGCCGCCAGCCAGCTCAGCATCCTGCGCGATGACCCACGTTTGCGTATGACGCTGCGTCCCGGCATGAATATCGCTTATCTGGCGTTTAACACCCGTAAACCGCCGCTGGATCGACCTGAAGTGCGGCACGCGCTGGCGCTGGCGATTAACAATGAACGTCTGATGGAATCGATTTATTACGGCACCGCAGAAACCGCCGCGTCGATTCTGCCGCGTGCCTCGTGGGCGTATGATAATGATGCGCGCGTAACGGAATATAATCCGACCAAAGCGCGGGAAACATTGAAGGCACTTGGCGTGGAAAATCTGCATTTGCGCCTGGTGGTGCCCACCGCGTCGCAGTCGTGGAATCCCAGCCCGCTGAAAACCGCTGAGTTGTTACAAGCCGATCTGGCGCAGGTTGGAGTGCGTGTCACCATCGTCCCGGTGGAAGGTCGTTTTCAGGAAGCACAGCTGATGGCGATGAACCATGATATTACCCTCACCGGCTGGGCCACCGACAGTAACGACCCTGACAGCTTCTTCCGTCCGCTGCTGAGCTGCGCGGCGATTCGCTCGCAAACCAATTACGCGCACTGGTGCTCACCCGCCTTCGATGAAGTGTTACAACACGCCCTGCTGTCCCAGCAACTCGCGGCGCGTATTGAAAGTTACGACACGGCGCAACAGATGCTGGCGCAGGAACTGCCGGTGCTACCACTGGCATCGTCGCTACGTTTGCAGGCCTATCGCCATGATATTAAAGGCCTGGTGCTGAGTCCGTTTGGTAACGCCTCATTCGCGGGCGTTTATCGTGATGAAAGCAGCGAGGAATAAGCATGATCATCTATATATTGCGTCGCCTGCTGTTGCTGATCATCACGCTGTTTTTGCTGTCACTGGTTAGCTTCAGTCTGAGTTATTTCACCCCCAATGCCCCGCTGGAAGGCGCTTCATTATTTGATGCCTGGTGGTTCTGGTTTAAGGGGCTGATGCAGTTTGATTTTGGTGTGTCCAGCACCAATGGTCAGTCCATTGATATCCAGCTGCGCGAGGTGTTTCCCGCCACGCTGGAGCTGTGCATTCTGGCCTTTATGCTGGCGCTGATGGTCGGGATTCCTCTCGGTATCTGCGCAGGTGTGATGCGTAATAAATGGCAGGATAAAGCGATTAGCGCGCTGGCGCTG includes these proteins:
- the sapA gene encoding ABC transporter substrate-binding protein SapA, whose translation is MPKLFPTLLLGLSVLSASAWALPANDIRHTGFVYCVNGTVNTFNPQLASSGLVVDTLAAQLYDRLLDVDPYTYRLIPDLAQSWEVRDNGATYRFHLRKDVAFQHTNWFTPTRKMNADDVVFSFARMFDRQHPWHNVNGGSYPYFDSLQFADSVQSVKKLDNDTVEIRLNSPDASFLWHLATHYAPVLSKEYADQLTAKGQQERLDREPVGTGPFQLSEYRTGQYLRLARNPQYWRGVPRLQQVVIDLGVGGTGRLSKLLTGECDVLAYPAASQLSILRDDPRLRMTLRPGMNIAYLAFNTRKPPLDRPEVRHALALAINNERLMESIYYGTAETAASILPRASWAYDNDARVTEYNPTKARETLKALGVENLHLRLVVPTASQSWNPSPLKTAELLQADLAQVGVRVTIVPVEGRFQEAQLMAMNHDITLTGWATDSNDPDSFFRPLLSCAAIRSQTNYAHWCSPAFDEVLQHALLSQQLAARIESYDTAQQMLAQELPVLPLASSLRLQAYRHDIKGLVLSPFGNASFAGVYRDESSEE